In the genome of Microbacterium endophyticum, one region contains:
- a CDS encoding TM0106 family RecB-like putative nuclease, whose protein sequence is MRYIEQERRIVWSASDLKASAECEFAWLRAIDAKLQRVSRVEDPEDATLARAARLGTLHERRVLENYRDSHGAGVVEIPETRSTDAAGLAAAAEATRVALADPAARVLYQAAFSTPDFVGFADFLVRDDDDRWVVQDTKLARQARVTALMQLAAYVDQLDALGVPRADRVELLLGDGSVSEHEASDLLPMFSLRRARLRALVADRDLPAGAAGEPIAWGDSRGTLGVVSCGRCATCDVEVTAHRDLLLVAGMRPVQRERLRATGIETIDQLAAAEHPPNGMSPDTFSGLVTQARLQLASPAGVPDPAAENASSTVVPTYEVVFPRGLGALPRPDHGDLFFDFEGDPLYTEHPTAENATLWGIDYLFGWVDTRERYTALWAHSFDEEKRALETFLDLIEIRRAEYPAMHIYHYAPYEPTHLLQMAARYGVREADVDKLLRDGVFVDLYPIVKRSVRVGSRSYSIKKLEPLYMGEEVRESTVQRGDDSIVKYVEARVLSENGDDEGSREILDDLADYNRYDCVSTRRLRDWLVERAREAGLQPSVDIEPTDAFYEPSPRALALTARADALLASALPADVEADVAALRLGSAAIDYYPREAKTFWATHFLRLREPVSVWEDTRDVVVLDSTRCVIRRDWHRGDGQRAERRILELHGEPAPGTRLSEGSNPSVAYAMPAPFPVHASPRWVHVDHRVKILEVLDDGAVVEEIAIDGFTWSELPLAITPASPPPAGNQQKAIDEWADRLIDAAPGFPEDAATDILRRVPPRTRSGSLAPVDTDDVSAIVRSILDLDHSYLAVQGPPGTGKTYVGAHVIAELIATHRYRIGVVAQSHAVVEHMLDRIVAAGVPPHLVGKALKDPAQSVTFTPIAKNGVAAFAAERESSGYVIGGTAWDLAHPARVSRGSLDLLVIDEAGQFSLASTIAVSVSAARLLLLGDPQQLPQVSQGTHPQPVDTSALGWVMAGEAVIAPDRGYFLAHTWRMHPDVSAVVSQLSYAGKLAAHALTAQRSLAGVSPGLHPIAVSHAGNATQSPQEAAEVVRLVGDLLGRQWADSAVVDGEIVAVAPRELAERDIIVVTPYNAQQVLVEEALAAAGFAKVRVGTVDKFQGQEAVVSIVSLAASSGRDAPRGLEFLLLQNRLNVAISRAQHAAYLVYSPGVLDDFPRTPDGVTRLSGFARLVGADDPR, encoded by the coding sequence ATGCGTTACATCGAGCAGGAACGGCGGATCGTCTGGAGCGCGAGCGACCTCAAGGCGTCAGCCGAATGCGAGTTCGCATGGCTGCGGGCGATCGACGCCAAGCTTCAGCGCGTTTCGCGCGTCGAGGATCCCGAAGATGCGACGCTGGCACGCGCCGCTCGTCTTGGAACGCTTCACGAACGGCGCGTGCTCGAAAACTACCGCGACTCGCACGGTGCGGGTGTCGTCGAGATCCCAGAGACGCGCTCGACGGATGCCGCTGGCCTCGCCGCCGCAGCAGAAGCTACGCGGGTAGCGCTCGCCGACCCCGCCGCGAGAGTGCTGTATCAGGCCGCGTTTTCGACACCCGACTTCGTGGGCTTTGCCGACTTCCTCGTGCGCGATGACGACGACCGCTGGGTCGTGCAAGACACGAAGCTTGCCCGGCAGGCGCGAGTCACGGCTCTCATGCAGCTCGCGGCCTATGTCGATCAGCTCGACGCCCTGGGTGTGCCACGTGCCGACCGCGTGGAACTGCTGCTCGGAGACGGGAGCGTCAGCGAGCACGAGGCATCCGATCTGCTCCCGATGTTTTCGCTGCGCCGTGCACGCCTACGGGCCCTGGTCGCAGACCGCGACCTGCCAGCGGGCGCCGCAGGCGAGCCCATCGCGTGGGGCGACTCGCGCGGCACGCTCGGTGTTGTCTCGTGCGGACGCTGCGCAACCTGCGATGTCGAAGTCACCGCACACCGTGACCTGCTGTTGGTCGCTGGCATGCGTCCCGTGCAGCGTGAGCGGCTGCGGGCCACCGGCATCGAGACCATCGATCAGCTGGCAGCGGCTGAACACCCGCCGAACGGCATGAGTCCAGACACATTCAGTGGCCTTGTCACTCAAGCTCGCCTGCAACTCGCCTCGCCCGCCGGTGTGCCCGATCCTGCCGCTGAGAACGCGTCGTCAACTGTCGTGCCGACGTACGAGGTCGTGTTTCCGCGCGGACTCGGGGCGCTCCCGCGCCCGGACCATGGTGATCTCTTCTTCGATTTCGAGGGAGATCCGCTCTACACCGAGCACCCAACCGCCGAGAACGCCACACTCTGGGGCATCGACTACCTCTTCGGGTGGGTCGATACTCGCGAGCGCTACACGGCACTGTGGGCGCACTCCTTCGACGAAGAAAAGCGCGCCCTCGAGACGTTCCTCGACCTGATCGAGATCCGGCGGGCCGAATACCCGGCCATGCACATCTATCACTACGCACCCTACGAACCGACGCATTTATTGCAGATGGCAGCCCGCTACGGGGTGCGCGAAGCCGACGTTGACAAGCTACTGCGCGATGGCGTCTTCGTCGATCTCTATCCCATTGTCAAAAGGTCGGTGCGGGTCGGATCGCGCTCGTACTCCATCAAAAAGCTCGAGCCGCTCTACATGGGCGAAGAGGTGCGCGAGAGCACAGTGCAGCGTGGCGACGATTCGATCGTCAAATATGTCGAAGCTCGGGTGCTGTCAGAAAACGGTGATGACGAAGGCTCGCGCGAGATTCTGGACGATCTCGCCGACTACAACCGCTACGACTGTGTGTCCACCCGAAGGCTCCGCGACTGGCTGGTCGAGCGCGCGCGCGAGGCTGGACTGCAGCCTTCTGTCGATATCGAACCGACGGATGCCTTTTACGAACCGTCCCCGCGAGCACTCGCCCTGACGGCGCGGGCCGACGCACTCTTGGCCAGTGCGCTCCCGGCTGATGTCGAAGCCGACGTTGCCGCCCTCCGGTTGGGGTCCGCGGCGATCGACTACTACCCGCGGGAGGCGAAGACATTCTGGGCGACCCATTTTCTGCGGTTGCGAGAGCCGGTGTCGGTGTGGGAAGACACCCGTGACGTCGTCGTTCTCGACTCGACCAGATGTGTGATTCGGCGAGACTGGCACCGTGGTGACGGCCAGCGTGCCGAGCGACGCATTCTCGAACTTCATGGCGAACCCGCGCCGGGCACGCGGCTGAGCGAAGGATCGAATCCGTCGGTCGCATACGCCATGCCAGCACCCTTTCCCGTGCACGCCTCGCCCCGGTGGGTGCATGTTGATCACCGCGTGAAGATTCTCGAGGTCCTCGACGATGGCGCCGTCGTCGAGGAGATCGCTATCGATGGGTTCACCTGGAGCGAGCTTCCACTTGCGATCACTCCGGCCTCCCCACCGCCGGCGGGTAATCAGCAGAAGGCAATCGATGAGTGGGCAGATCGTCTGATCGACGCGGCACCGGGTTTCCCGGAGGACGCGGCAACCGACATCCTGCGCCGCGTGCCGCCACGAACGCGCTCGGGGAGTCTCGCTCCGGTCGACACGGACGACGTTTCGGCAATTGTGCGGAGCATCCTGGATCTTGATCACAGTTACCTCGCTGTGCAGGGGCCTCCCGGAACCGGTAAGACATACGTCGGCGCGCATGTCATCGCGGAACTCATCGCCACGCACCGCTACCGCATCGGTGTTGTGGCCCAGTCGCACGCTGTCGTCGAGCACATGCTCGATCGGATCGTGGCCGCGGGCGTGCCGCCGCACCTGGTCGGTAAAGCCCTGAAGGACCCCGCACAGTCGGTGACTTTCACACCGATCGCGAAGAACGGCGTGGCGGCTTTCGCTGCTGAGCGTGAATCGAGCGGATACGTCATTGGCGGAACAGCATGGGATCTCGCCCACCCGGCACGCGTGTCGCGCGGCTCGCTTGACCTACTGGTCATCGACGAAGCGGGTCAGTTCTCGCTCGCATCGACGATCGCTGTTTCGGTCTCAGCGGCACGTTTGCTGCTGTTGGGTGATCCGCAGCAGCTCCCGCAAGTGAGCCAGGGCACGCACCCGCAGCCCGTCGACACCTCGGCACTTGGCTGGGTCATGGCGGGCGAAGCAGTCATCGCCCCCGACCGTGGCTACTTTCTCGCGCACACCTGGCGAATGCATCCGGATGTCTCAGCCGTTGTTTCACAGCTGTCGTACGCCGGCAAACTGGCAGCGCACGCACTGACGGCGCAGCGCTCGTTGGCCGGTGTCTCGCCGGGGCTTCACCCCATTGCGGTCTCGCACGCCGGAAATGCGACTCAGTCGCCGCAAGAAGCGGCTGAGGTCGTGCGGCTCGTCGGCGATCTGCTCGGCCGTCAGTGGGCAGACAGTGCGGTTGTGGACGGCGAGATCGTTGCTGTCGCCCCGAGAGAGCTTGCGGAGCGCGACATCATCGTTGTCACGCCTTACAACGCGCAGCAGGTCTTGGTTGAAGAGGCACTTGCTGCTGCGGGATTCGCGAAAGTGCGCGTGGGTACCGTTGATAAGTTTCAGGGCCAGGAGGCAGTCGTATCTATCGTCTCGCTCGCTGCATCCAGCGGTCGGGATGCCCCGCGCGGCCTTGAGTTTCTGCTGCTGCAGAACCGCCTCAATGTCGCGATTTCGCGGGCTCAACACGCGGCATACCTGGTCTACTCACCGGGAGTTCTCGATGATTTCCCCCGCACCCCTGACGGGGTGACCCGGCTGAGCGGCTTCGCGCGTCTCGTGGGTGCTGACGACCCGCGTTGA
- a CDS encoding potassium channel family protein produces the protein MVEQIRSDAPVLVVGLGRFGAACAGELDRLDRDVLAIDGNLDLVQKWSERVTHTVQADARNIEALKQIGAQDFQVAVVAVGSSIEASVLITANLVDLKVPQIWAKAVSQSHGKILARVGANHVIYPEREAGERVAHLVSGRMLDFIRFDDDFVLAKMYPPKFIRGVGLNESGVRTKYHVTVVGVKSPGRPFRYAEADTVVTNHDLIIVSGTNSDIERFSSLDR, from the coding sequence TTGGTTGAACAGATCCGCAGCGATGCGCCCGTTCTTGTCGTGGGCCTCGGCCGCTTCGGCGCGGCGTGCGCCGGCGAGCTCGATCGCCTCGACCGAGACGTGCTCGCGATCGACGGCAACCTTGATCTCGTCCAGAAGTGGTCAGAGCGCGTGACGCACACGGTCCAAGCTGATGCCCGCAATATCGAGGCACTCAAGCAGATCGGTGCACAGGACTTCCAGGTCGCGGTCGTGGCCGTCGGATCATCGATCGAGGCATCCGTTCTCATCACAGCGAACCTCGTCGACTTGAAGGTTCCCCAGATCTGGGCCAAAGCCGTGTCGCAGTCACACGGAAAAATCCTTGCCCGCGTCGGCGCGAATCACGTGATCTACCCTGAGCGTGAAGCCGGCGAGCGTGTCGCCCACCTTGTGAGCGGACGAATGCTCGACTTCATCCGGTTTGACGATGATTTCGTACTCGCGAAGATGTACCCACCGAAATTCATCCGCGGTGTGGGGCTCAACGAGTCAGGTGTGCGCACGAAGTATCACGTGACGGTCGTTGGTGTTAAAAGCCCAGGGCGCCCCTTCCGCTACGCCGAGGCCGACACGGTCGTGACCAACCACGACCTCATCATCGTGTCGGGAACGAACAGCGACATCGAACGATTCTCATCGCTCGATCGCTGA
- a CDS encoding SulP family inorganic anion transporter, translating into MTAITPAPDSALRYRIEPTVFQALKSPRLLTREVLAGLVVALALIPEAIAFSIIAGVDPRVGLFSSFVMAVAISFLGGRPAMITAATGAVALVIAPVVANYGMDYLIATVLLGGLIQIVLALLGVAKLMRFIPRSVMVGFVNALAILIFSSQVPQLIGVPWLVYPLVVVGLLVMYVMPRFTKVVPAPLVAIVLLTGAVVVLGINVPNVGSQGELPDSLPSLFIPNVPFTWETLRIIAPYALAMAAVGLLESLMTAKLVDDLTDTHSRKTREAFGQGAANILSGAFGGMGGCAMIGQTMINVKASGARTRISTFLAGVFLLVLVLALGDVVAIIPMAALVAVMIVVSVGTFNWHSVRPATLRRMPISETIVMVITVAATVWTHNLAIGVALGVLAAMVLFARRVAHLVSVTRTLPQDENVPTAVYTVKGELFFASSNDLTTQFAYAEDPERVVIDMSGSHIWDASTVAALDAVVTKYEHHGKRVVIEGMNDSTSAFHDRLSGNLGEGH; encoded by the coding sequence ATGACTGCCATCACCCCAGCCCCGGATAGTGCGCTGCGCTATCGCATCGAGCCGACGGTGTTTCAAGCACTGAAGAGCCCCCGACTACTGACAAGAGAAGTGCTCGCGGGCCTTGTCGTGGCCCTGGCACTGATTCCGGAAGCCATCGCGTTCTCGATCATCGCGGGCGTCGACCCACGTGTGGGTCTCTTCTCGTCGTTCGTCATGGCGGTAGCCATCTCGTTCCTTGGCGGTCGACCTGCAATGATCACGGCAGCCACCGGCGCCGTGGCGCTCGTGATCGCGCCGGTTGTCGCGAACTACGGCATGGACTATCTGATTGCGACCGTGCTTTTGGGTGGCCTCATTCAGATCGTGCTCGCACTCCTCGGCGTCGCGAAACTCATGCGCTTCATTCCCCGATCTGTCATGGTCGGCTTCGTCAACGCACTTGCAATCCTGATCTTCTCGTCGCAAGTCCCACAGCTCATCGGCGTGCCCTGGCTCGTCTACCCCCTCGTTGTCGTCGGGCTGCTCGTGATGTACGTGATGCCACGATTCACGAAGGTCGTACCGGCGCCGCTCGTCGCCATCGTGCTGCTGACAGGTGCCGTGGTTGTGCTCGGAATCAACGTTCCGAACGTCGGCAGCCAGGGCGAGCTACCCGACAGCCTTCCAAGCCTGTTTATCCCGAACGTGCCCTTCACCTGGGAAACTCTTCGCATCATCGCGCCCTATGCGCTCGCGATGGCGGCGGTCGGCCTTCTCGAGTCACTCATGACGGCGAAGCTGGTCGATGACCTCACCGACACGCACTCCCGCAAGACCCGCGAGGCTTTCGGGCAGGGCGCAGCCAACATCCTGTCCGGCGCGTTCGGTGGCATGGGTGGCTGCGCGATGATCGGCCAGACCATGATCAATGTGAAGGCGTCGGGTGCGCGTACCCGAATTTCCACCTTCCTCGCCGGAGTGTTTCTGCTCGTACTGGTGCTCGCTCTCGGCGACGTCGTAGCAATCATTCCCATGGCCGCCCTCGTGGCGGTGATGATCGTCGTGTCGGTGGGCACGTTCAATTGGCACAGCGTCCGCCCCGCGACTCTCCGCCGGATGCCGATCAGCGAGACGATCGTCATGGTGATCACCGTCGCCGCAACAGTGTGGACCCACAACCTTGCTATCGGCGTCGCGCTCGGTGTCCTCGCCGCGATGGTGCTGTTCGCTCGACGTGTCGCTCACCTGGTCTCGGTGACCCGGACGCTGCCGCAGGACGAGAATGTTCCCACCGCCGTGTACACGGTCAAAGGTGAACTGTTTTTCGCCTCCAGCAACGACCTCACGACCCAGTTCGCATACGCGGAAGATCCCGAACGTGTCGTGATCGACATGTCGGGCTCACACATTTGGGATGCCTCAACGGTCGCCGCCCTCGACGCTGTCGTCACGAAGTACGAACACCACGGCAAACGGGTCGTCATCGAGGGCATGAACGACTCAACGTCTGCGTTCCACGACCGACTCAGCGGAAACCTCGGCGAGGGCCACTGA
- the proC gene encoding pyrroline-5-carboxylate reductase: MNSDATPSLPPIAILGAGSMGGAVLQGVVASGLAIGGITVTNRSLAKATELAALSGVTSIALENTPDGNQSAAAGADIVLIGVKPAMVPDLLSEIAASLRPGTIVVSLAAGVTIATFEKILGPDIAVLRSMPNTPALVGKGVTGLASGTKATATDTALVHALFDTVGSVIEVPESQIDALSTISGSGPAYVFLLIEELAKAAVGKGFTEEQARLMVEGTFSGATALLDASSDGPAELRRKVTSPKGTTERAVAVLQKADLEATFSAATDAALARAKELAAG; this comes from the coding sequence ATGAATTCAGATGCCACGCCCTCGCTGCCGCCCATTGCGATCCTCGGCGCTGGCTCGATGGGTGGTGCCGTCCTGCAGGGGGTCGTGGCATCCGGTCTTGCCATCGGTGGCATCACCGTGACGAACCGCTCGCTCGCGAAGGCTACCGAGCTTGCTGCACTTTCTGGAGTTACGAGCATCGCTCTTGAAAACACCCCCGACGGTAACCAGAGTGCGGCGGCGGGAGCAGACATCGTCCTCATCGGCGTCAAGCCCGCGATGGTGCCTGACCTCCTGAGCGAAATCGCCGCTTCGCTTCGCCCGGGCACGATCGTGGTGAGCCTTGCTGCTGGTGTGACGATCGCGACTTTCGAGAAGATTCTTGGCCCCGACATCGCTGTGCTCCGCTCGATGCCGAACACCCCCGCGCTTGTCGGTAAGGGTGTGACTGGCCTCGCCTCCGGCACGAAAGCCACAGCGACCGACACGGCTCTTGTTCACGCCCTCTTTGACACCGTTGGCTCGGTGATCGAAGTTCCCGAGTCCCAGATCGACGCCCTTTCCACGATTTCTGGATCAGGACCCGCCTACGTTTTTTTGCTCATCGAGGAACTCGCAAAAGCCGCCGTCGGCAAGGGCTTCACCGAAGAGCAGGCTCGTCTGATGGTCGAAGGAACCTTCTCCGGTGCCACGGCCCTGCTGGACGCGTCGAGCGATGGGCCGGCTGAACTCCGCCGCAAAGTCACGAGCCCGAAGGGGACGACAGAACGTGCTGTCGCGGTGCTGCAGAAAGCCGACCTCGAGGCGACGTTCAGCGCGGCAACCGACGCGGCGCTCGCGCGGGCGAAAGAGCTCGCTGCTGGCTAG
- a CDS encoding LLM class F420-dependent oxidoreductase, whose amino-acid sequence MEYCLFVEPQEGFSYDDQLAFAQATEAHGFDGFFRSDHYMRMAPGSPLPGPTDAWTTLAGLARETSRIRLGTLVSSVTYRTPGVFAVQVAQVDAMSGGRIEMGLGTGWFEAEHRAYGIPFPERRFALLEEQLEVITGLWETPVGEKYTFEGAHYALTDSPALPKPAQQRVPIIVGGGGKSRTPAIAARFATEFNIGFASEPVIAEKFAGVRAACERIGRDPRYLKLSVALPTLAGGSETDIERRAAAVGQDLTEFRGDVNIVGGVDEITAKVERLRDLGAQRVYFQLMDMRDLDQVAYLGGEVLPALPR is encoded by the coding sequence ATGGAGTACTGCCTTTTCGTCGAGCCTCAAGAGGGGTTCTCCTACGATGACCAGCTCGCCTTCGCGCAGGCAACCGAAGCGCACGGTTTCGACGGATTCTTCCGCTCCGACCACTACATGCGCATGGCTCCGGGCTCTCCACTGCCGGGTCCGACGGATGCCTGGACAACCCTTGCGGGTCTCGCACGAGAAACCTCTCGCATTCGCCTCGGCACACTCGTGTCATCGGTGACATATCGAACGCCCGGCGTGTTCGCAGTACAGGTCGCGCAGGTCGATGCAATGTCGGGAGGGCGCATCGAGATGGGGCTCGGCACCGGATGGTTCGAGGCGGAGCACCGGGCCTACGGCATCCCGTTTCCGGAACGTCGCTTCGCGCTTCTTGAAGAGCAGCTCGAAGTGATCACGGGGCTCTGGGAAACCCCGGTCGGCGAGAAGTACACCTTCGAGGGTGCGCACTATGCGCTGACCGATTCACCGGCACTGCCGAAGCCCGCGCAACAGCGCGTGCCCATCATCGTTGGCGGCGGCGGAAAGTCACGCACGCCCGCTATCGCTGCGCGGTTTGCCACAGAGTTCAACATCGGTTTTGCGTCTGAACCTGTCATTGCCGAGAAATTCGCGGGTGTTCGTGCCGCGTGTGAGCGTATCGGCCGCGATCCAAGATATCTCAAACTCTCCGTCGCGTTGCCGACTCTTGCCGGTGGATCTGAGACCGACATCGAACGTCGCGCTGCGGCGGTCGGCCAAGACCTCACCGAGTTTCGGGGCGATGTCAACATCGTCGGCGGCGTCGATGAGATCACCGCGAAGGTAGAGCGTCTTCGCGATCTGGGCGCTCAGCGGGTCTATTTTCAGCTGATGGACATGCGCGACCTCGACCAGGTCGCGTACCTCGGTGGCGAGGTTCTCCCCGCGCTCCCCAGGTAG
- a CDS encoding nucleoside deaminase has translation MKRALALAEQAAVAGDVPVGAVVMDASGCIIGEGRNEREATGDPTAHAEIVALRRAAEQLGTWNLEGCTLVVTLEPCVMCAGAVLQSRVSRLVFGAWDDKAGAAGSVYDVVRDRRLPVRAEVIAGVGEAEASALLRAFFTPKR, from the coding sequence ATGAAGCGTGCGTTGGCGCTCGCCGAACAAGCGGCAGTCGCGGGCGATGTGCCGGTAGGTGCGGTCGTGATGGATGCCTCCGGCTGCATCATCGGTGAGGGCCGCAACGAACGTGAGGCCACCGGCGACCCCACCGCTCACGCTGAGATCGTTGCGCTCCGGCGTGCAGCGGAACAGCTCGGCACGTGGAACCTCGAAGGGTGCACGCTCGTCGTGACGCTCGAGCCGTGCGTGATGTGCGCCGGTGCTGTGCTCCAGTCCCGAGTGTCACGACTCGTGTTCGGGGCGTGGGACGACAAGGCTGGCGCCGCAGGTTCGGTCTACGACGTCGTTCGCGACCGACGGCTACCGGTGCGGGCCGAAGTTATTGCCGGCGTCGGCGAGGCCGAGGCATCCGCTCTGCTTCGCGCGTTCTTCACCCCGAAGCGGTAG
- a CDS encoding cation diffusion facilitator family transporter, with protein sequence MSASGGGKAIIAAFSANMGIAIAKFAAWLVSGSASMLAEGIHSLADSGNQLLLLFGGRQAKKAADEDHPFGYGRERYVYAFVVSIILFSVGGLFSIYEGVEKLTNPHELENAWVPITVLVIAMALESYSLRTAVKESNHVRTKGQSWVSFVRHAKAPELPVVLLEDVAALTGLVFALLGISLTVITGNSTFDAVGTLMIGTLLVLVAIVLGIETKSLLVGEGATAADRERIVAAINSSPEIKKLIHLKTLYLGPDELMVAAKIGFASDKTLGIVASDINAVESRIREAVPIARVIYIEPDIYRNTAANPPTEAIVIRSAD encoded by the coding sequence ATGAGTGCTTCGGGCGGCGGCAAGGCGATCATCGCGGCGTTTTCGGCGAACATGGGCATCGCGATTGCCAAGTTCGCAGCATGGTTAGTATCGGGTTCGGCGTCGATGCTCGCAGAGGGTATCCACTCTCTCGCAGACTCGGGTAACCAGCTGCTTCTGCTGTTCGGCGGAAGACAGGCTAAGAAGGCGGCTGACGAGGACCACCCTTTCGGGTACGGGCGTGAGCGCTACGTGTACGCATTTGTCGTCTCCATCATCCTGTTTTCCGTCGGCGGCCTCTTCTCGATCTATGAAGGCGTCGAAAAGCTCACCAATCCGCACGAGCTCGAGAACGCGTGGGTTCCCATCACCGTGCTCGTCATCGCAATGGCGCTCGAGTCCTACTCGCTGCGGACCGCCGTGAAAGAGTCGAACCACGTACGCACCAAGGGGCAATCGTGGGTCTCGTTCGTGCGTCACGCCAAAGCGCCCGAACTCCCCGTCGTACTTCTCGAAGACGTCGCGGCGCTCACGGGTCTCGTCTTCGCGCTGCTCGGAATCAGCCTGACGGTCATCACCGGCAATTCGACATTCGATGCCGTGGGAACCCTGATGATCGGCACGCTGTTGGTGCTCGTCGCCATCGTGCTCGGCATCGAAACAAAAAGCTTGCTCGTCGGCGAAGGAGCAACAGCGGCTGACCGCGAACGGATTGTTGCCGCCATCAACTCGAGCCCCGAAATCAAAAAGCTCATCCACCTCAAAACGCTTTACCTCGGTCCAGACGAATTGATGGTCGCCGCGAAAATCGGATTCGCCTCCGACAAGACGCTAGGAATCGTCGCCTCCGACATCAATGCCGTTGAAAGTCGCATCCGCGAGGCCGTGCCGATTGCACGCGTGATCTACATCGAGCCCGACATCTATCGCAATACCGCCGCTAACCCGCCCACCGAGGCGATCGTCATCCGTTCTGCCGACTAA
- the upp gene encoding uracil phosphoribosyltransferase gives MRLHIADHPLITHKLTVLRDKRTPSPVFRQLTEELVTLLAYEATRSVRVEPIEIETPVVKTTGVALSTPRPLVVPILRAGLGMLEGMVKLVPTAEVGFLGMVRDEETFEPTTYAERLPDDLSDRQCFVLDPMLATGGSLGAAIEFLFKRGAQEVTAICLLGAPEGVAAIEKQVAGRDVTLVLGSLDERLNEKGYIVPGLGDAGDRLYGTV, from the coding sequence ATGCGCTTGCACATCGCCGATCACCCCCTCATCACCCACAAGCTCACGGTGTTGCGCGACAAGCGCACCCCATCACCCGTCTTTCGGCAGCTGACCGAAGAGCTTGTGACGCTTCTCGCCTACGAGGCAACTCGCTCCGTGCGCGTTGAGCCCATCGAGATCGAGACGCCCGTCGTGAAGACAACCGGTGTCGCTCTGAGCACCCCACGGCCGCTGGTCGTGCCGATTCTCCGCGCGGGCCTCGGCATGCTCGAGGGCATGGTCAAGCTCGTACCGACAGCAGAGGTCGGGTTTCTCGGCATGGTGCGAGATGAAGAGACGTTCGAGCCGACAACGTATGCGGAGCGCCTTCCCGATGACCTGAGCGATCGGCAGTGCTTCGTCCTCGACCCGATGCTCGCGACGGGTGGCTCACTCGGTGCCGCAATCGAGTTCCTCTTCAAGCGCGGCGCACAAGAAGTCACAGCGATCTGCCTGCTCGGAGCGCCCGAGGGCGTCGCAGCTATCGAGAAGCAGGTTGCCGGGCGCGATGTCACTCTCGTTCTAGGTTCCCTCGACGAGCGACTCAACGAGAAGGGCTACATCGTGCCCGGGCTCGGCGACGCGGGCGACCGCCTCTACGGCACCGTTTAG